The genomic stretch TTTGTTGAAATTCCGAATGAATTTCCAAGAACATGGTTTAAAAAGGCTAAATTTTCTCAGAACAAAGCTGACAAAAATCTTAACTATTTTAAAGTAAATGCAAGTCAAGCTCTTAGTGTTTGGGAAAAGAACGGTTGGATATATGACGAAGATCCAAAAGGTTGGTTTTTATGGTATTGTCGCTACTATCAGGGTAGACGTATAGACGAAGAAGACCATCGACAAATCAAACGTTGGAAAAATATGAAAAGACATATAACTCAACTACAGAATAATTGCGATATAGGTGATGAAAATTGCAGGCCTCGCCAAAGACAAGCTTTATTACACTGGGCTTATGATTCGAGGAATTTGTGATGGAACATAAATTATTATCAAAATTAATCAATAGAAAAGATGATACGAATAAATATAGCTATGGCCATGTCTTAATAATTGGTGGATCGCCTGGAACGGTTGGTGCTCCGCTACTTTCGGCAATGGCCTCACTTCGCATAGGTGCAGGACTAGTGACTATTGCATCATCGATAAACGTAATAGACAAGCTAGAAAAAAGAGTACTCGAAGCAATGACCTTACGCATCCCCGAAAATGAAAACGAAGCATTTGATTCATTGAATAAGTTTATAAAAGAAAGAAAAATTTCGGTTGTGTTAATTGGCCCCGGTCTAGTTAATTTTAATGCAAATTTGATAAAAAAACTAATAGCGAATATATCAATTCCTACAATCCTTGATGCAGGTGCACTCACATGTTTTAAAGACGATTTAGTAAAATTAAAACAAGCTTCGATAAGAAATAAGCAATTTATATTTACTCCGCATGATGGTGAGTTCAAAAAACTTACAGGTATTGAATTACCATCAGATATACATAGTCGCAAGGAAGTAGCCGCTTTATACTCAAAAGAATTTGAAGTGGTACTTGTCAGCAAAGCTAACAAAACACTTGTTGCTGGGCCAGATGGTTCAATATATGAAAACTATACAGGTAACCCCGGTTTAGCTACAGCAGGCACCGGTGATGTATTAGCAGGAATAATTGCTGGACTACTAGCACAGGGTTTTACTACATTTGAAGCTAGCCAACTAGGAGTATACCTCCATGGTTTGGCTGGCGATATAGCTGCGCAAGAAAAAACACAGCCTGGAATTATTGCTTCAGATGTTATTGGATATTTGCCGAATGCATTATCGTCCAAGAACATGAGTTCTAAGTGAATAAATTATATAGGCAAATAGGCACTTAGCTGTTCGCAAAGCTTTGCTACTAAATCCAGTTTACGGCCTTCGAAAAATCTGTCGTGAAAGGATTCTGCATCAACAATACCTATTACTTTGCTAAGATCAGAACTGTAGATAGGAAGACATGCTTCACTATTCACATTTCCGTCACAAATATAATAAGCTCCTTTAAATTCACTAACACTTTCAATAATTATAGCTTTACCGCTCAAACCAACTGTTGTGTTATTACTATATGGAGCAAACTCTTTAGTTAAAGGAAACTCGGCACGACTTAGTTCACCTTGATAAGCAAGTTTTACCAAAACCTCTACCCCGTCTTTATTCGTTGCAGTCTGATATATACCAATCCAATCAGTTTTCAGTTCTTGTTGAACACCTTCAAGTAAATTATATAGTTCCTGTATTTGTCCAATAACTTTTTCTTGATGCTCGCTATTCGTAATATTTAAGATTGCACGCAAATCATATGGTTCAGCTTCAAATTCATGACCAGCACTACAAGTTCCATCCGGTGTCACAACTGGTACTTTATATTTCAATATATCTTGGCCAGATTCAAAAATAAATGGCACTGGTTTTATATCTTCTAATTTTTCAAAACTAATTTCTGCTAATTGTTCGTATGTCTTTGTCATTTCTCTCCTTATATTGCTAATAATTCTGGTAGTGGGTTTGGTAGTGGTACCTCTAAAGCATCTTTTGCTTGTTCATGAAATACGTTTGTTCCAATTTTCTCACTAGAACCAAGACCAATAGCGGTTACCCCGGGTAATGGATCTCCACCTATTTCTACAGCTTGTGCAAACCCTTGTGGTGTTGGAATAGTTCTATATTTTAATTCTGATCCATCGAGACGAGAAAATGGTACATTATTTCGTTCAAAACCAATAGCCTGAACAAGTATTGCTTTTCCGGATAAGTCAAGAGCATTCAAAGTCGTATCAGTATGGCTATAAAGTCTGTGATCTAAATTATCTTGAGTTTCTCTATACCAGAGATCTCTAGCTTTACCTCTTATACCATCGTAGCGATTTATGCGTC from Acidimicrobiia bacterium encodes the following:
- a CDS encoding histidine kinase — its product is MTKTYEQLAEISFEKLEDIKPVPFIFESGQDILKYKVPVVTPDGTCSAGHEFEAEPYDLRAILNITNSEHQEKVIGQIQELYNLLEGVQQELKTDWIGIYQTATNKDGVEVLVKLAYQGELSRAEFPLTKEFAPYSNNTTVGLSGKAIIIESVSEFKGAYYICDGNVNSEACLPIYSSDLSKVIGIVDAESFHDRFFEGRKLDLVAKLCEQLSAYLPI
- a CDS encoding NAD(P)H-hydrate dehydratase; protein product: MEHKLLSKLINRKDDTNKYSYGHVLIIGGSPGTVGAPLLSAMASLRIGAGLVTIASSINVIDKLEKRVLEAMTLRIPENENEAFDSLNKFIKERKISVVLIGPGLVNFNANLIKKLIANISIPTILDAGALTCFKDDLVKLKQASIRNKQFIFTPHDGEFKKLTGIELPSDIHSRKEVAALYSKEFEVVLVSKANKTLVAGPDGSIYENYTGNPGLATAGTGDVLAGIIAGLLAQGFTTFEASQLGVYLHGLAGDIAAQEKTQPGIIASDVIGYLPNALSSKNMSSK